The genomic segment CAAAAATGGAATAATTGGGAGCCGAGGATTTGTTGACCACTTTGGGCCCCAGCATCGGAGGGAGGCCATAGGCGGCTGGTCCtgcaaagaggaagaggaaaaagaatcgGAGGAGGAAACTTCCACACTGGGGAATggatgcagcttggcaccactttcactgccagggcTCCATGCTATAGGCTCACGGGAGTAGTAGTTTGGCAtgctcttttgccttctctgggagtccagtggattctccttttctggaggtttttaaacagaagccggatggccatctgttgggagggtttgcattgtgtatttctgtgtGCAGAAGCGGTTTGGACAGAATGGCCTTTGGagatcccttccaaatctaggattcagAATCCGGTGGAGTCTGAGCAATAGATTTGCTCAAAGTTCATCCAAGGGATTccatttggatggccatctgttgggaggtttttaaacagaggccaaatggccatctgtcaggaggtctTGAATTGTGTATTCCTCCatgcagaaggggtttggaccaAATGGCCTTTGGAGATCCCTTCCAAACTGAGGATTCAGAATCCGGTGGAGTCTGAGCAATAGATGCGCTCAAAGTTCATCCAAGGGATTccatttggatggccatctgttgggaggctggatggcctggatggccatctgtcgggagggcgtGAATTGTGGATTCCTGCGTGCAGAAGGGAGCTGGACAGAATGTCCTTTGGAGATCCCTTCCAAATTGAGGATTCAGAATTTGATGGAGTCTGAGAAATAGATATGTACAGGAACTCCAAAGTTCATCCAAGTGATTccatttggatggccatctgttgggaggtttttaaacagaggccaaatggccatctgtcaggagttcttgaattgtgtattcctgcatgcagaaggggtttggaccaaatggcctttggagatcccttccaaatctaggattcagAATCCAGTGAAGTCTGAGCAATAGATTCACTCAAAGTTCATCCAAGTGATTCCATTTGGATGGATATATGTTGGGaggctttaaacagaggctggatggccatctgtcaggaaggcttgcaCTGTGGATTCCTGtgtgcagaagggagttggacagaatggcctttggagatcccttccaaatctagaATTCAGAATCTGGTGGAGTCTGAGCAATAGATATGTAAGAGAACTCCAAAGTTCATCAAAGTGATTCCATttggatggccatccgttgggaagtttttaaacagaggctagatggccatctgtcgagaaggTTTGCATTGTGGATTCCTGCGTGCAGAAAAGGggttggaaaccactctgagtcccttgaggagatagggcagcatataaataaattattattattttattgtatgacacagcaaaaaagatacgACATGCTGGatgtcatatcacaaaaccacaagtcgaacacttcccaagtgtctaggactgtgtgatgtattttcggatgatgagcgcagatcccagtagggtggccttttgcggttggcagatcgtaattttgtcaatgtctattgtttccaaatgccgactgagatcttcctcttcttcttcttcttcttcttctgatgatgatgatgatgatgatgatgatgatgatgatgatgatgatgattattattattattattattattattattattattattataaattacctTTGGTTTCCCATCCAGATAgaatctgttatggttgagccttcgggctccggtaatgaaagaaggggtcataagactcctctcgaggaaacggctccgggatttgtttgcagacccgacagatgaggactcatttgagggtttttctcagggtttggaggaagaggtggccagctcggaggaggatgatatggaatggactcgtgtgagggaggatttgggtgttggggaaacaggcaatgaaagcatgggaggtgattggcgggttgcaggatcagacccatggactggctggagggatggagcgggatccacagctggggatgctgtggggcatagtcgaaggtgcttaagctctgatgaggatgatgatgttggggcgtctggaattgggatggcagctgacagcgatgatgagcttgaactgtgataaattggggtttgggaccaatgtctaattgcgttgggcaaggtaatctggacggacgcttgggctcttgctgaggaatttcctgaagacgggtgtgtttcattactggatacgtaagtttaccaaggacggggcattgacggcgggaggaactgtgtggggtttttctctgtgcaacttgtgtttaatcttgatagcttggacctccgtcgtctttttgatgggcaatatctactttcactggattgacgctggactgactgactacgattccggattaacccttctgctggctatcggtgtgacctttggattccttgacgactacgcttggcttttgatcttctggaccggattgggaccctgctgactgcagttaccctaaacctgaatcttgactacaaccacgctctcgttcgctgcaggaaggaataaacaagcctggtttactcccctgctgttcctgagtagcagagaggaatctgccgccagtcttttgtttacattccaactcctgttgattctcttttgtttgtattgtttgccaagctgaagtaagctctttgatttaatccggattacactcctgtttaacccggtttttccctttgaactgtttaagctcaaactgagctgctttttggttatttagcacactgaagtcaagtgtttgccctgttctttgttccttacgggcgtttttagttctgtaacttcaataaactgagttttgttttacttgctggcgttctgtctatgacagaatcatagtgttggaagagaccaaatggaccatctagtccaaccccctgtcatgcgggaaaagcacattcaaagtaccctaaatctaggattctaggattgttCTTTATGGGAAACCTTAGGCAACGGTCCCTTCTGTTTTTAATTTCTCCTTCCGTTCACTTACCTGGAGTCTGCTCATTCATAAAGTCCTTTGTCCGGGAGGCAAGGGAGAACATGGGGGGTGCCGGGTAGGCCAACTTCCCAGCCTTTTCGGGGCTGTAGCGACCTGCaacgaagaaaagaaagagacagaGCTTGTTAAGGCAGTCACAATAGTGCAGCTCCATCTCCAGACGGGGATTTCAAGGTGGGTTTTAGGGGTTAGATTGGAAGTGTAGCCACAGTAGAGTAGCTCCATATCTAAACTGGAGTTTTAAAGTGGATATAGAGGGTTAGACTGGAAGCGAAGCCATAATAGTGTAGCTCCATCTCCGATCTGGGGTCTTAGGGTGGGATTGTGGAGTTCGATTTAAAGCGTAGCCACAATAACGTAGCTCTATCTCCGATTTGGGATTTCAAGGTGGGTCTTGGGGGTTAGACTGGAATCGTAGCCTCAATAGTGTCGCTCCATCTCCGATCAGGGGTCTTAGGATGAGTTTGGGGAGTTTGATTGCAAGTGTAGCCACAATAGTGTAGCTCCATCTCCGATTTGGGATTTCGAGGTGGATTTTGGGGGTTAAATTGAAATCGTAGCCACAATAGTGTAGCTCCATCTCCGATCAGGGATTTCAAGATGGGTCTTGGGGGTTAGACTGGAATCGTAGCCACAATAGTGTTGCTCCATCTCCGATCAGGGATTTCAAGATGGGTCTTGGGGGTTAGACTGGAATCGTAGCCACAATAGTGTTGCTCCATCTCCGATCACGGATTTCAAGGTGGGTCTTGGGGGGTTAAATTGGAATCGTAGCCACAATAGTGTAGCTCTGATCTAGGATTTCAAGGCAGGTTTTGGAGCTTGGATTAGAAGCGTAGACACAGTATTGTAGCTCCATCTCCAATTTGGGATTTTAAGGTGGGTCTTGGGGGTTAGATTGGAATCGTAGCCACAGTAGTGTAGACCTGATTTGGGATTTCAAGGTGGATTTTGGAGCTTGGATTGGAAGTGAAGCCACAATAGTGTAGCTCTGATCTTAGGATTTCAAGGTGGGGTTTGGAGCTTGGATTGGAAGTGTAGCCACAATAGTGTAGCTCCATCTCTGATCTGGGATTTCGAGGTGGGTCTTGGGGGTTAGATTGGGATCGTAGCCACAATAGTGTAGCTCCATCTCTGATCTGGGATTTCAAGGTGGGTCTTGGGGGTTAGATTGGGATCGTAGCCACAATAGTGTAGCTCTGATCTCGGATTTCAAGGTGGGTTTTGGAGGTTAGACTGAAAGCGTAGCCTCAATAGTGGAGCTCCCTCTCTGATCTGGGATTTCAAGGTGGGCTTTGTGGATCAGATTGAAACCTCACAACCATTCACACCCCAGACATATCCTTCTCAGGTTGTGTTCCATGCCCCAGTCCCAATCCTCACCTGGCCCTGGCGTCATGAAAGGCGCGATGTCTTTGGGCCGCCCGTAAATGGAGTAGGCGGGGATCCCGTCTTTGCCCCTCATGGTcatgttggtggggatgaggtagCCCGGCCCAGGAGAACAGCCCTGCTGCTCCGTGAGGCGCCGGATGCCGAAGCTGTAGGCAGGGGCCCGGAAGCGAGAAGGGTCATGCTGCTGGTATCCTGGGAGCGGGAGGAGAGCCTCAGAATTTAATTCTATGAATTGGAACACACCCCAAAGGgacacccacccccaccccccttctctcaggcaggaagacaccatccgatccctcctgacaggtggccatccagtctcagcaaaaaaaacctccagagaaagagactccacctgtcaggacccaggctgcagagcaccaataaccttacacagaggccagaatctatctaatatctttattatagaaatatataaagtcaataaaaacaagtgaagaatatagttcagaagcagacctttcagatgaggtcaaatatagtccagaaatgtattgtccaatataagatattagagttcaaagttttaatccacttgaccgaaacacacactttgccaagcaatagtgtggggaaatgacagtctttaaagtccaatgtagcttgacaaccaggctggaaaataaacttgattcttggctagatcaaagacttgaaacgaggcaaacatgaagcataaaacaaggtccatGGCAAAACGTgtaacaaggcaggcttgaaacttgatccgggaagcaaggaactgggattacgaagtccacacacgatctctctcctcaagctgatcaattgactccgcaaagttccccttgcgacaagcacctatattgggtctcgttttcccgccaacagaacactttccctagagaacgagaagcgaaacccaactctgtccagatgcatgactccttagaatttcccaagggaagcagacctaatcagctagttgtttggcagcgattctcaggctccggcgattagcctctctgactcctctatctctagtataattgtccctccgggaaaacgggggggaattctgcccaaggcctgtttggctgaattcttgagggcaaacatcctccaggtggagaggctccggcgctggctgaaacggcggaaatcccatgttttcctcttcgtctgccacaatagtactaggaacaggactacaaggcccatgagtcatcacaccaccaGACTCTTAGCAGATTCCACAGTTGAACAtctcttactgtcagaaagttcttcctaatgtttgggtgggaTCTTTCTGTGGGTGCAAGGAGGTGTCTTCCAAAAACTGATCCTTGTAGGATCGACTTATTTGCCTACTAAGCAATAGACCCTTAGGTAGGCTTTTAGGATTATAGTTAGCACTTCCAATTATTACACCTGCGgtgtaattacccctccctgatgacttgataTTTTTTccgcaccttggcccagatcttttgatccaattcatgattttaatattattctgtgtatcgactttttatgactgtttttcttatgctgatgtttttatggttgctgatttgtctattgtttttgttttgattttgtactgttgtgttgggcaaagccccatgtaagcttccccgagtcccttcggggagatggggcggggtataagaataaagttattattataagttattattattatctggtggGAATAGATATCCTCTCCTATTCTGCAGTTTACAAGCAGCTGCCTGCAAACAGGAGTctgctctttctctccctcaataAAAACATGCTATGCCACTCTGCTTTTAGCCCAGCTGGACGGTTCCAAACTTTATTTCCTTACACACAGTAGTCACAGCAAGAGGTTGACAATGAAAGGGAAAGAACACCTCCTAGTATCCTGATTTATAGCAAAGCACTTATAAACTGTCAACACGCCTGGTAATTACTCTGTTAGCCTAGCAAGTGTCTTATTCTGCTTTTCTGGATACTTACTGAAACATTTTTAACTCCTTGATGATCTTGTTTCTGCACATACCTTAAGGGTGATCTTTTTACTAcgtaatacatatacagtagagtctcacttatccaatattcacttatccaacgttctggattatccaacgcagtctgcctttaagtagtcaatgtttttgtagtcaatgttttcaatacattgtgacattttggtactaaattcgtaaatacagtaattactacttagcattactgcgtattgaactactctgtcaaatttgttgtataacatgatgttttggtgcttaatttgtaaaatcataacctaattggatgtttaataggcttttccttaatccctccttattatccaagatattcgcttatccaagcttctgccggcccatttagcttggataagtgagactactgtaattccaaaactttttttcctgccatttgaacccattgttccattgtATTCTAATCTCCAAGAAACAAGCTTACTCTCttcttgatacagtagagtctcacgtttggctatagtttcccaaggaatatatcatcgagtctcaacccatttgacctagtttgtggcaaccgcaaaaatgaaatttctggagtagtaggattactttcaaagtaaggaccgcacaatcaaacaggaaataacactttcaaaccaggaatagaattttttaaaaatgttgttagaTAGTGTATCCTTTCAAGCATTTAAACCTGGCTCTCATCTCCCCTCTCAGGCTTCCTTTCTCCAaggtaaacatacccagcttctcaaagggattcatagtttctagacctgtggttctcaacctggggtccccagatgtttttggccttcaactcccagaaatcctaacacctgggatttctgggagttggaggccaaaaacatctggggaccccaggttgagaaccactggtctagaccttctgaccattttggtggcccttccgTGGACAACACCTTCCATCTTCCCAGGTTCCATGTCTTGAATTATAATACtcacagggttattattccaggtgaggtctgaccaaatacAGTGGGACCATGACTTCCTTCCACCCTGACACTGGACTCcgattgatgcagcctagaatggcattggccttttaagctgctgcatcacactattggctcCTGTTGAGCATGTGTTCCACTAAGACTCTTAGATCCCTTTCACTTGGACAGTTTCCAAGCCAGGAAAGTTTCCAAGCATCTGATATCTGTGTGTGCACAGCAATTATGGATTCCAAAGTATGCATTGATTGTTTGTAGTATGCATTCGTTCTGTATCCTCTTTTAATAGTGCTACGTGACGAATCTGTTGGTGTGTTTTAATCGATGGTTGTTCCACACCTTGGTCAGCAGATGGGCAACCTGGTGGTGATGAAGATAatggtagtaatagtagtagcagtagtagtaatatgCATTGCTTTTCAGAgatgttatgtgtttttagcttaCACTATGTGTCCAATCTGTCAATGGTTGTTCCACACCTTGGTCAGCAAGTGggtaaggtggtggtggtggtggtgatgatagtagtagtagtagtagtagtagtagtagtaatatgcaTTGCTTTTCAGGGATGTTATGTTTTTTTAGCTTACACTGTGTATCCAATCTGTTAATGGTTGTTCCACACCTTGGTCAGCAAGTGggcaaggtggtggtggtggtggtgatgatagtagtagtagtagtagtagtagtaatatgcaTTGCTTTTCAGGGATGTTGTGTTTTTAGCTTACACTATGTGTCCAATCTGTCAGTGGTTGTTCTACACCTTGGTCAGCAGATGGgcaaggtggtggtggtgatgatgatggtggtagtagtagtagtagtagtaatatgcaTTACTTTTCAGGgatgttatgtgtttttagcttaCACTATGTGTCCAATCTGTCAATGTGTTTTAATGCATGGGTGTTCCCcacctccagcagcagcagcagcagcaacagcaacaacaacaacaacaacgaagtaGCACACAGAGAGGCTaggttctacaatgtagaatgattGTAGTTTTGAcactgcttgaactgccatggctcaatgctatggaagcctaggaggtgtagttttagaagaacctcaccaaactacaaatcccatgattccatgtcaTGAAttcggtgtcaaactgcattcattctacagtgtagatgcaccctgaacctttcttttcctttgctcTGAGTGGGAACCCAAATGTTAAAGAAGCCACCCAAGCTTCTCTACCTCTTTTGAAGCTCCTTCAAAACCCCACTGAACCGCGAGGCAATGCTTCCTGAGCGTCCACTCACCTACATTGGTCGGGAGCCCGTACTTGGGTCCTGGGCTACTGTAAAGGGCTGCAATGGGCCCTCGGGGCCGGTGAGGCCGCCAGCTTCCGACCCAGACGTCTGCAGACATGGCCAAGGCTGACCGCTATCTTCCCGAGAGATCTGGAAGGAAACCCaaaaaaacaggatggaaatacTGGCTTCAGACcggaatattttttattaggaaTGACTGatatgaatttcaacaagaatcAAGAGATTCTATTCAACTATTTCGTAACTGCAGCCAGAATAGTATATGCAAAGAAACGAAAATCAATAGAAATACCAACTAAAGAAGAAGGGATATTAAAAATAATggatataaagaatatggacacatTGACATATTACATGAAGACCCATTATGGCAaaccaaaaaaaagaaacagaatggaCATTATGGACAAATTATATAGAACAAGAAGAACTTTTTACAAAAACATAGTGTCGGAGTGGATTTATAAAGATAAAAAACACAAAATTTTTCACTACCCAGAAGAAAAAACGGGAtgtactcttttttttaaaaaaaataaaaattaatttttaatttttaatttttttctctcccaTTCCACGATACCctccttttcactttcttttctttatcttttattgttctcactctttctatgTTCAAAacgcttaataaaaattattttaaaaaagaaagaaaatactggCTTCATTCCAATGCATGATGTGGTCCCGcaggactgcaaatcccatcatctctgGCCAACATGGAAGCGTGCCGGGAGCTATCGTCCAACAAAGAAAAGTTGCTCCAGACAAGCTACGAAACTGTGGGTCTCAGCTGTGGAACAACACCATAGAGCTCGAGAAATATTAGTTAatcttggactacaaatcccaaaatccccCAGTTTTATCTTGTCTTCAAGCCCAGGTCCAGATCCATGGTCTGCTTTGAAATGCAACTCAGAAGATATATAGACATAAGGACAGTGAGGGATGCTATGAGAGTCACTTTCAAATCTCTCCACTGTGGAATTAAATGCAGTGTGATACCACTTTGATTGTcatgacccaatgctatggatcctgggagttgtagtttggtggtgcACAAGTGCTCTTTGTCAGAGAACGCTGAGgaacttgtaaaacaacaactccatgACTGAATTGTTAGATAGATAATGCATTGTTAGACAGGAATGCATTGGCTATAACCCTATTATGTAAAACTGgtgaaaatacagttctaatgggcATGTGGTCACACAACTGTGGCATCATTAAGTGGGTGTTGATGTGTAAATTAAGGGACATGCACAAGGACATGTCACATTCATGATGAGGGTAGAAACATGTGTTCTTTCTCTTGTCATGGTTCTCTTGTTTCTTGCCGTACACAAT from the Anolis carolinensis isolate JA03-04 chromosome 5, rAnoCar3.1.pri, whole genome shotgun sequence genome contains:
- the cimap1b gene encoding ciliary microtubule associated protein 1B, producing MSADVWVGSWRPHRPRGPIAALYSSPGPKYGLPTNVGYQQHDPSRFRAPAYSFGIRRLTEQQGCSPGPGYLIPTNMTMRGKDGIPAYSIYGRPKDIAPFMTPGPGRYSPEKAGKLAYPAPPMFSLASRTKDFMNEQTPGPAAYGLPPMLGPKVVNKSSAPNYSIFGRSAIGSFYEDLSRTPGPCNYRVVDTGVYKNRPPHYSILARNMPPGDNTLKPGPGAYSPEKHTQQRGITFGIRHSDYAAPLIVDTVE